One Paucidesulfovibrio longus DSM 6739 genomic window carries:
- the fliD gene encoding flagellar filament capping protein FliD: MSYAASASSLDTATTSSYASGQINFAGLGNGTDFNSLIDGLIKVERNRVTSLETWKASWQSKVDAFKELNTKMLSLKTTLEGMDTINEFMTKSVSSTSSSVLTATADSSAQAAAHTVQVNQLAQNAILTNQNGYAATDTVLNSGGSRVFAYNYKGTDYSLSVPKDTTLEGLKNLINNDPENPGVKASIISNGTESFLQFRGMDLGADADLSIGAGTTLTGFTSGDFDQTQINQNSQIRVNGWPSGSWISNASNTVTGIIDGLTLNLRGAAPGSDISLIVDTDRESLKENVRTFVTQVNEVRKYIQSITKFDSVKQTGSLLTGNYGVDIISQKLKSIVADKGLGFFYYDDTGSTPQGDVISSLSQIGILTDADENSPTAGLLVLDEEKLDIALNADTDAVARLFSAKDEGGVYNTNNVSYYSHIDGITEAGSYKVKYSVDASGNITEAWINGYPAGIDNTTHQITSQSHKINIGDRKVEQNPSAGLVLNVLNLAQGTYPPSGTSEDDYPLAVLKRGKTGEMVKELKALTNKTEGPLHILEDNYEDIMDMIDDKIAYEENRIDQMERNLREKFARLDALLGNYEGQSAQLTSQISQLSSS; this comes from the coding sequence ATGAGTTATGCCGCATCAGCCAGTTCGCTGGATACCGCGACCACTTCGTCGTATGCCTCCGGCCAGATCAACTTCGCAGGCCTCGGCAACGGGACGGACTTCAACTCGTTGATCGACGGGCTCATCAAGGTCGAACGCAACCGCGTCACGAGTCTCGAGACATGGAAGGCCTCCTGGCAGTCCAAGGTGGACGCCTTCAAAGAGCTGAACACGAAGATGCTCTCGCTGAAGACCACGCTGGAAGGCATGGACACCATCAACGAGTTCATGACCAAGAGCGTGTCCAGCACCTCCAGCAGCGTGCTCACCGCCACGGCGGACAGCTCGGCGCAGGCAGCGGCGCATACCGTGCAGGTCAACCAGCTCGCCCAGAACGCCATTTTGACCAACCAGAACGGCTACGCGGCCACGGACACCGTGCTGAACTCCGGCGGAAGCCGCGTTTTCGCATACAACTACAAGGGAACCGACTATTCCCTCAGCGTCCCGAAGGACACCACGCTCGAAGGCCTGAAGAACCTGATCAACAACGACCCGGAAAACCCCGGAGTCAAGGCCAGCATCATTTCCAACGGCACGGAATCGTTTCTCCAGTTCCGGGGCATGGACCTCGGAGCGGACGCCGATCTTTCCATAGGCGCGGGAACCACCCTGACGGGATTCACATCCGGGGACTTCGACCAGACCCAGATCAACCAGAACTCCCAGATTCGGGTCAACGGCTGGCCCTCGGGCAGCTGGATTTCCAACGCCTCGAACACGGTCACGGGCATCATCGACGGCCTGACCCTGAACCTCAGGGGCGCCGCGCCCGGATCGGACATCTCCCTGATCGTGGACACGGACCGGGAATCCCTGAAGGAAAACGTGCGCACCTTCGTGACCCAGGTCAACGAGGTCCGCAAGTACATCCAGAGCATCACCAAGTTCGACTCCGTGAAGCAAACGGGCTCGCTGCTCACAGGCAACTACGGCGTGGACATCATTTCCCAGAAGCTCAAGAGCATCGTCGCGGACAAGGGCTTGGGCTTCTTCTACTACGACGACACCGGGAGCACGCCGCAGGGCGACGTCATATCCTCGCTCTCCCAGATCGGCATCCTCACCGACGCGGACGAGAACTCGCCCACGGCGGGCCTGCTCGTGCTCGACGAGGAAAAGCTCGATATCGCCCTGAACGCGGACACGGACGCCGTGGCCCGCCTGTTCAGCGCGAAGGACGAGGGCGGCGTCTACAATACCAACAACGTCAGCTACTATTCGCACATCGACGGAATCACCGAGGCCGGTTCGTATAAGGTCAAGTACTCGGTGGACGCCAGCGGCAACATCACCGAAGCCTGGATCAACGGATACCCGGCAGGGATCGACAACACGACCCACCAGATCACGTCGCAGTCCCACAAGATCAACATCGGCGACAGGAAGGTGGAGCAGAACCCCTCGGCCGGTCTGGTGCTCAACGTCCTCAACCTCGCCCAGGGCACCTACCCTCCCTCGGGCACGAGCGAAGACGACTATCCCCTGGCCGTGCTCAAGCGCGGCAAGACCGGAGAAATGGTCAAGGAGCTCAAGGCGCTGACCAACAAGACCGAAGGCCCCCTGCACATCCTTGAAGACAACTACGAAGACATCATGGACATGATCGATGACAAGATCGCCTATGAAGAAAACCGCATCGACCAGATGGAACGCAATCTGCGTGAAAAGTTCGCCCGGCT
- a CDS encoding flagellin N-terminal helical domain-containing protein, with product MSLVINHNLMAMNAARNLSSSYGALSKSTARLSSGLRITTAADDAAGLAIRELMRADVKALQQGVRNANDAISLIQTADGALGVIDEKLIRMKELAEQASTGTYTSAQRLIIDSEYQAMASEITRIANSTDFNGIYLLNGNLSGANSAHSGAGLVSSGPLKVHFGTENDSAEDYYYVSIGTSTASALGVGLGATTANGRSISTQALAQQSLVALKNAIVSKDKIRASLGALQNRLENTITTLNVQAENLSAAESRISDVDVASEMTEFVRSQILTQSAVAMLSQANSLPRMALQLIGG from the coding sequence ATGTCCCTCGTTATCAACCACAACTTGATGGCCATGAACGCCGCGCGCAACCTGAGCTCGTCCTACGGTGCGCTGAGCAAGTCCACCGCGCGCCTGTCTTCGGGCCTGCGCATCACCACCGCGGCCGACGACGCCGCCGGTCTGGCGATTCGCGAGCTGATGCGCGCCGACGTCAAGGCTCTCCAGCAGGGCGTGCGCAACGCCAACGACGCCATCTCCCTGATCCAGACTGCGGACGGCGCCCTCGGCGTCATCGACGAAAAGCTCATCCGCATGAAGGAACTCGCAGAGCAGGCCTCCACGGGTACCTACACCTCGGCCCAGCGTCTGATCATCGACTCCGAGTATCAGGCCATGGCTTCGGAAATCACCCGTATCGCCAACTCCACCGACTTCAACGGCATCTACCTGCTCAACGGCAACCTTTCGGGCGCGAACTCCGCCCACAGCGGCGCCGGGCTGGTTTCTTCCGGTCCGCTGAAGGTCCACTTCGGAACCGAGAACGACAGCGCCGAGGACTACTACTACGTCTCCATCGGCACCTCCACCGCTTCCGCGCTGGGTGTCGGCCTCGGCGCCACCACCGCCAACGGCCGCTCCATCTCCACGCAGGCCCTGGCCCAGCAGTCCCTGGTGGCCCTGAAGAACGCCATCGTGTCCAAGGACAAGATCCGCGCCAGCCTGGGAGCTCTGCAGAACCGTCTGGAGAACACCATCACCACGCTGAACGTCCAGGCCGAGAACCTGTCGGCCGCCGAGTCCCGCATCTCGGACGTGGACGTGGCCAGCGAAATGACGGAGTTCGTCCGCTCGCAGATTCTGACCCAGTCCGCGGTCGCCATGCTGTCCCAGGCCAACTCGCTGCCGCGTATGGCCCTCCAGCTCATCGGCGGCTAA